One Capsicum annuum cultivar UCD-10X-F1 chromosome 2, UCD10Xv1.1, whole genome shotgun sequence genomic window carries:
- the LOC107859509 gene encoding probable NAD(P)H dehydrogenase (quinone) FQR1-like 1: protein MATKVYIVYYSMYGHVEKLAQEIKKGAASVEGVEAKLWQVPETLSEEILAKMGGPAKGDAPIITPNDLSEADGFIFGFPTRFGMMAAQFKAFLDATGGLWRTQQLAGKPAGLFYSTGSQGGGQETTALTAITQLVHHGMIFVPIGYTFGAGMFEMEKIKGGSPYGAGTYAGDGSRQPTELELEQAFHQGKYIATITKKLKGSA, encoded by the exons ATGGCTACCAAAGTCTACATTGT TTACTACTCCATGTATGGACATGTTGAGAAGCTAGCACAAGAGATAAAGAAAGGAGCTGCATCAGTTGAAGGCGTAGAAGCCAAACTATGGCAG GTACCAGAAACTCTTTCAGAAGAGATTCTTGCGAAGATGGGAGGTCCAGCGAAAGGCGATGCACCAATTATCACACCAAATGACCTTTCTGAAGCTGACGGCTTTATTTTCGGGTTCCCAACAAGATTTGGGATGATGGCTGCTCAATTCAAGGCTTTTCTTGATGCCACTGGAGGTCTCTGGAGAACTCAGCAGCTTGCTGGCAAGCCAGCAGGTCTTTTCTACAGCACTGGCTCTCAAGGAGGTGGCCAGGAGACTACCGC GCTGACTGCAATTACCCAGCTGGTTCACCACGGAATGATCTTTGTTCCGATTGGTTACACATTTGGTGCTGGCATGTTCGAGATGGAGAAGATTAAAGGTGGAAGTCCTTATGGTGCAGGAACTTATGCTGGGGATGGCTCTAGACAACCAACAGAGCTTGAACTGGAGCAAGCTTTCCACCAGGGAAAATACATTGCCACCATCACAAAGAAGCTCAAAGGCTCTGCTTGA